One window from the genome of Pseudomonadota bacterium encodes:
- a CDS encoding ankyrin repeat domain-containing protein codes for MSPAKLSSVFLKAARSGDEEKVRDCLKQGADVDHAHNLALGLAAKNGHAGVVKLLVEHGADPTDPDALRWAAQDNRSEVVYLLLENGADFDEIPKMLQTRFRAEWNRCREEKAWEECAKEREKILRHNNRHRNLRQFVKRGNKPS; via the coding sequence ATGTCACCCGCAAAATTATCCTCCGTCTTTTTGAAAGCCGCACGCAGCGGCGATGAAGAGAAAGTGAGAGACTGTCTGAAGCAGGGGGCGGATGTTGATCATGCGCATAATCTGGCTCTGGGGCTGGCGGCGAAAAACGGTCATGCCGGTGTTGTCAAACTCCTGGTGGAACACGGTGCCGATCCGACCGATCCCGATGCCTTGCGCTGGGCGGCGCAGGATAACCGCAGTGAAGTTGTTTATTTATTGCTGGAGAACGGTGCGGATTTTGACGAGATTCCGAAAATGCTGCAAACGCGTTTTCGCGCGGAGTGGAACCGCTGCCGTGAAGAAAAAGCATGGGAGGAATGCGCGAAAGAGCGCGAAAAAATCCTGCGTCATAATAACCGCCACCGCAATCTGCGCCAATTTGTGAAGCGTGGCAATAAACCGTCATAA
- a CDS encoding ABC-F family ATP-binding cassette domain-containing protein: MLSINDITYTIGARTILEECSANIMDGWKVGVVGANGAGKSTLFKLIAGELSADRGDIQLSARRRLGQVRQDIPECDTPLIDMVLEADEEMSALMKATETEADPNKLGDIYMRLSELDAYSAPSRAAILLKGLGFQEEELHAPYSSFSGGWRMRVALAAALFIQPDVLLLDEPTNHLDLEAIIWLEGYLANYPHTLLIISHDREVLNKCIDHVIHIDRQKMTMYTGDYDTFERERAAKLGMQQKMHEKQQAHRAHMQSFIDRFRAKATKARQAQSRIKALERMDIIDAVIADRAVRFSFPHPKELAPPLISFRDVAVGYTEGQPVLQHIFENIGPGDRISLLGANGNGKSTLMKLIAGRLPAMSGEMTRSGKLKIGYFSQHQTEELDVNETPVQAMTRMVREKTGEARESKIRAKLGQFGFSHELADNLIGKLSGGEKARLLFAFMSFDTPHMLLLDEPTNHLDVDAREALVQALNDYEGAIIMVSHDPGMVERVADRLWLIKDGGCSVFDGDMDDYRKFVVKSRNEDKKKEKEKAPKKSAAKTAPPAKKATPAALQKKSEKIEKAIAALQQEKEKLETLLSDASLYADAQKSQDVQQQYQTVSNDIEQQEKLWLDIQSEMEAGA, translated from the coding sequence ATGCTCAGCATCAACGACATCACCTATACCATCGGCGCGCGCACGATTCTGGAAGAGTGCAGCGCCAATATCATGGATGGCTGGAAGGTCGGCGTGGTCGGTGCCAATGGGGCGGGGAAATCGACGCTGTTCAAACTGATCGCGGGGGAGCTGAGCGCCGACCGCGGCGATATTCAGCTTTCGGCGCGCCGCCGTCTGGGACAGGTGCGGCAGGATATTCCCGAATGCGATACGCCGCTGATCGATATGGTGCTGGAGGCGGATGAGGAAATGTCCGCCTTGATGAAAGCGACGGAAACCGAAGCCGACCCCAATAAGCTGGGCGATATTTATATGCGCCTGTCGGAGCTGGACGCCTATTCCGCCCCGTCACGCGCCGCCATTCTTCTGAAAGGCCTCGGCTTTCAGGAAGAGGAATTGCACGCGCCTTATTCCTCCTTTAGCGGCGGCTGGCGGATGCGCGTCGCTTTGGCGGCGGCGCTGTTTATACAGCCCGATGTGCTGCTGCTGGATGAGCCGACAAACCACTTGGATCTGGAAGCGATTATCTGGCTGGAAGGTTATCTGGCGAATTATCCGCATACGCTGCTGATTATCTCGCATGACCGCGAGGTGTTGAATAAATGTATCGATCACGTTATCCATATCGACCGCCAGAAGATGACCATGTACACAGGCGATTATGATACATTCGAGCGCGAACGTGCGGCAAAGCTGGGCATGCAGCAGAAAATGCATGAAAAACAGCAGGCGCACCGCGCCCATATGCAATCCTTTATCGACCGTTTTCGTGCCAAAGCGACCAAGGCGCGGCAGGCGCAAAGCCGTATCAAGGCTTTGGAGCGTATGGATATTATTGATGCCGTCATTGCCGACCGCGCCGTGCGTTTCAGCTTTCCGCATCCGAAAGAACTGGCACCGCCGCTGATTTCCTTCCGTGACGTAGCGGTCGGCTATACGGAAGGCCAACCTGTTTTGCAGCATATTTTTGAAAATATCGGACCGGGCGACCGTATCTCCCTGCTGGGGGCAAACGGCAACGGTAAATCGACTTTGATGAAACTGATTGCGGGGCGTTTGCCGGCGATGTCGGGTGAAATGACGCGGTCGGGAAAATTGAAAATCGGCTATTTCTCCCAGCATCAGACGGAAGAGCTGGATGTGAATGAAACACCCGTACAGGCCATGACGCGTATGGTGCGGGAAAAGACGGGCGAGGCGCGGGAGTCGAAAATCCGTGCGAAGCTCGGCCAGTTCGGTTTTTCGCATGAGCTTGCCGATAATCTGATCGGCAAATTGAGCGGCGGGGAAAAGGCGCGTTTGCTCTTTGCCTTTATGAGTTTTGATACGCCGCATATGCTGCTGCTGGATGAGCCGACAAACCATCTGGATGTTGATGCCCGCGAAGCATTGGTGCAGGCGCTGAATGATTATGAAGGCGCGATTATCATGGTCAGCCATGATCCCGGCATGGTGGAACGCGTGGCGGACAGGCTGTGGCTGATTAAAGACGGCGGCTGCAGCGTATTCGATGGCGATATGGATGATTACCGTAAATTTGTGGTGAAATCCCGCAACGAAGACAAAAAGAAAGAGAAAGAAAAAGCGCCGAAAAAATCCGCCGCCAAAACCGCGCCGCCTGCAAAAAAAGCGACTCCTGCCGCTTTGCAGAAAAAAAGCGAAAAAATTGAAAAGGCGATTGCCGCTTTGCAGCAGGAAAAAGAAAAGCTGGAGACACTGCTCTCCGATGCAAGCCTGTATGCGGATGCGCAAAAATCGCAGGATGTGCAGCAACAATATCAGACGGTTTCAAATGATATCGAACAGCAGGAAAAACTCTGGCTGGATATCCAAAGCGAAATGGAAGCCGGTGCGTAA
- the rimM gene encoding 16S rRNA processing protein RimM produces MSADKSQKKRGGRMPSGAGTDGDVPQKTAAQDDALLCVARIGRAFGVRGGVHLTLFADDPELLLREDGVLDEKGNFLFRVDTLHWRKQDDYTAEIEGITDRDAAEALKGKKLYLPRAVLPVIEEEDSFYYVDLIGIPVFAETGGAEIGEIVSVQNFGAGDLLEIRKSETLSARGGSFYLPFTKECVPVVDMTARRVVVHLPEGYLDEEKKPS; encoded by the coding sequence ATGTCCGCTGATAAATCGCAGAAAAAGCGCGGAGGGCGCATGCCCTCCGGCGCCGGAACAGACGGGGACGTGCCGCAGAAAACTGCGGCGCAGGATGACGCATTGCTATGCGTCGCCCGCATTGGCCGCGCCTTTGGTGTGCGCGGCGGTGTGCATCTGACGCTTTTTGCTGATGACCCCGAACTGTTGCTGCGTGAAGACGGCGTGCTGGATGAAAAAGGCAATTTCCTGTTCCGTGTCGATACATTGCATTGGCGCAAACAGGATGATTACACGGCGGAAATCGAAGGCATTACCGACCGTGATGCGGCCGAAGCGCTGAAAGGCAAAAAGCTGTATCTGCCGCGTGCCGTTCTGCCCGTGATTGAGGAAGAAGACAGTTTCTATTATGTCGATCTGATCGGCATTCCCGTCTTTGCGGAAACAGGCGGAGCGGAAATCGGCGAGATTGTCTCCGTCCAGAATTTCGGCGCGGGGGATTTGCTGGAAATCCGCAAATCCGAAACTTTAAGCGCAAGGGGCGGCAGCTTTTACCTGCCCTTTACCAAAGAATGTGTTCCGGTGGTTGATATGACGGCGCGGCGCGTTGTTGTGCATCTGCCGGAAGGCTATCTGGACGAGGAGAAAAAACCCTCTTAG
- the rpsP gene encoding 30S ribosomal protein S16 codes for MLKIRLTRSGTKKRPYYRIVVADARAPRDGRFIEKVGTYNPMLPKTDENRVRLLDERIKYWLGQGAQPTDRVAIFLGNAGIIEKPVFNNPEKAKPSEKTQERLKEREEKLKAAEEAANAPAEEAPAEEAVAEAAAEEEAPAEEAAAEAPAEEAAAEDAPAEEEKKEDA; via the coding sequence ATGCTTAAAATCAGACTGACCCGTTCGGGTACAAAAAAACGTCCCTATTACCGTATCGTTGTTGCCGATGCGCGCGCACCGCGTGACGGCCGCTTCATCGAAAAAGTCGGTACCTATAACCCGATGCTGCCGAAAACGGATGAAAACCGTGTCCGCCTGCTGGACGAGCGTATCAAATACTGGCTGGGCCAAGGCGCACAACCGACGGATCGTGTTGCGATTTTCCTCGGTAATGCCGGTATCATTGAAAAGCCGGTCTTCAACAACCCGGAAAAAGCAAAACCGAGCGAAAAAACGCAAGAGCGTTTGAAAGAGCGTGAAGAAAAGCTGAAAGCCGCGGAAGAAGCTGCAAATGCACCGGCTGAAGAAGCCCCTGCTGAAGAGGCTGTTGCCGAAGCTGCCGCAGAAGAAGAAGCGCCGGCTGAGGAAGCCGCCGCCGAAGCGCCCGCTGAAGAAGCTGCTGCGGAAGACGCACCGGCTGAAGAAGAAAAGAAAGAAGACGCTTAA
- the ffh gene encoding signal recognition particle protein: MFGSLTERLGSAMQGLFGKGVLTEEAVGQALREVRIALLEADVALPVAKDFIDHVRAEAVGEKVLKSVKPGEQVVKIVHDALVEMLGAANESLDIAHTPPVPVLMVGLQGSGKTTTTAKLAKFLTEKEKKKVLMASLDTQRPAAQEQLEILGQQIDVDTLEIIKGQKPVEITERALKEAKLSGYDVVILDTAGRLSIDEELMTEVAAVRDLAKPRETLLVADALTGQDAVNTAKNFHERLGLSGIVLTRIDGDSRGGAALSMKAVTGCPIKFIGTGEKTDALQPFHPERIADRILDMGDVVSLVEKAAETIEKEDAEKMAKKFQEGKFDLDDFSSQLKQMRKMGGFSGIMSLMPGMGKLKSAIEDANLDNTVIKQQEAILSSMTKQERGDPRILNASRRRRIASGSGTSVQDVNRLLKQFQQMQTMMKKMRKMGGKGLLKSLGGMLGGSGKELEAMAAQMGMGGDMPPELSGKDAGPLGPNPFDDGADSGGMGALPPGLGGLGGGMGIPPGMPPLGGGGARGTKKPMNKRKKAQAAKRAKKK, from the coding sequence ATGTTCGGAAGTTTGACGGAAAGACTCGGCAGCGCCATGCAAGGCCTGTTCGGTAAAGGTGTTCTGACGGAGGAAGCCGTCGGTCAGGCGCTGCGCGAAGTGCGGATTGCCCTTCTCGAAGCCGATGTCGCTTTGCCGGTTGCCAAGGATTTTATTGACCATGTCCGCGCCGAAGCGGTCGGCGAGAAAGTCCTGAAATCGGTCAAGCCGGGGGAACAGGTCGTTAAAATCGTCCATGACGCATTGGTGGAAATGCTGGGTGCGGCGAATGAAAGCCTCGATATCGCCCATACGCCGCCGGTACCGGTTTTGATGGTCGGCTTGCAGGGGTCGGGTAAAACGACGACAACGGCAAAACTGGCAAAATTCCTGACGGAAAAGGAAAAGAAAAAAGTCCTGATGGCGTCGCTGGATACGCAGCGCCCTGCCGCGCAGGAACAGCTGGAAATTCTGGGACAGCAAATCGACGTTGATACGCTGGAGATTATTAAAGGCCAGAAACCTGTCGAAATTACGGAACGTGCGCTGAAAGAAGCGAAGCTGAGCGGTTATGACGTTGTTATTCTGGATACCGCAGGGCGTTTGTCGATTGATGAAGAGCTGATGACGGAAGTCGCCGCCGTGCGTGATCTTGCCAAACCGCGCGAGACGCTTTTGGTCGCCGATGCGCTGACGGGGCAGGATGCCGTGAATACGGCGAAAAATTTCCATGAGCGTCTTGGCCTGTCCGGGATTGTTCTGACGCGGATTGACGGCGACTCGCGCGGTGGTGCGGCATTGTCGATGAAGGCCGTCACGGGCTGCCCGATCAAATTTATCGGTACGGGCGAGAAAACCGACGCGCTGCAGCCTTTCCATCCCGAACGGATTGCCGACCGTATTCTGGATATGGGGGATGTCGTTTCACTGGTGGAAAAAGCCGCCGAAACGATTGAAAAAGAAGACGCCGAGAAAATGGCGAAAAAGTTTCAGGAGGGCAAGTTTGATCTTGATGATTTCTCCTCCCAACTGAAACAGATGCGTAAAATGGGCGGTTTTTCGGGCATCATGTCATTGATGCCGGGAATGGGGAAACTGAAATCCGCCATTGAAGACGCCAATCTGGATAATACCGTCATTAAACAGCAGGAGGCGATCCTGTCTTCGATGACGAAACAGGAACGCGGTGACCCGCGCATTCTCAACGCCTCGCGCCGCCGCCGTATTGCGAGCGGATCGGGAACCAGCGTACAGGATGTCAACCGTTTGCTGAAACAGTTCCAGCAGATGCAGACCATGATGAAGAAAATGCGCAAAATGGGCGGCAAAGGCCTGCTGAAAAGCCTTGGCGGTATGCTGGGCGGCAGCGGCAAGGAGCTGGAGGCTATGGCGGCGCAAATGGGTATGGGCGGTGATATGCCGCCGGAACTGTCCGGAAAAGATGCCGGACCGCTGGGACCGAACCCGTTTGATGACGGCGCGGACTCCGGTGGAATGGGCGCTTTGCCGCCGGGGCTTGGCGGTTTAGGTGGCGGAATGGGTATTCCGCCCGGAATGCCGCCGCTGGGCGGCGGCGGTGCCCGCGGCACCAAAAAGCCGATGAATAAACGCAAGAAAGCGCAAGCCGCCAAACGCGCGAAAAAGAAATAA
- a CDS encoding diacylglycerol kinase, whose product MTKPVSQKKQEKPASSSRGVARWISAFKNSLSALTTGWKTETAMREEMLLVLVAVPLAILLGDTAGETVAMIVSILFVLLVETLNTAIEATLDRISEEIHPLTKIGKDMGSLAVLIALIIAALVWGVALF is encoded by the coding sequence ATGACAAAGCCCGTTTCACAAAAAAAACAAGAAAAACCAGCTTCTTCCTCCCGGGGCGTTGCCCGCTGGATCTCCGCTTTCAAGAACTCTCTCAGCGCTCTGACAACCGGCTGGAAAACCGAAACCGCCATGCGCGAGGAAATGCTGCTGGTGCTTGTCGCCGTGCCGCTCGCCATCTTGCTGGGGGATACGGCAGGTGAAACCGTCGCCATGATTGTCAGCATCTTGTTTGTCCTGCTGGTTGAAACACTCAATACCGCCATCGAGGCCACGCTTGACCGCATTTCCGAGGAAATCCACCCGCTGACAAAAATCGGCAAGGATATGGGGTCTCTCGCCGTCCTGATCGCGCTGATCATTGCCGCGCTGGTTTGGGGCGTTGCGCTCTTTTAG
- a CDS encoding phosphoethanolamine transferase, with amino-acid sequence MKKYITHQYRLILAVAALLTLFYNRVFFAKLVAAFPLDQGNTGFIIAAGVLLFLANALFFALLAGRYVTKPLLIFAVIAAAGCSYFMSTYGVVIDDTMLQNVLETDAGEAAGLINTSMVLQMVFFGLLPAVLIWRLKLDYAPFKKEILSKAVILGGTLVFAAVTLLSFSASFASFFREYKPVRYYIAPLYAFYSGIQYAVASPAVNTGPAKPVSPDAEIIEPHDDKAMQVPERELIFLVVGESARADHFQLNGYARETNPALSKMDNIVSFTQFHSCGTTTAVSVPCMFSPAARKSFDSGDIYEYENVLDVLRRSGVNVIWLDNNSSSKGVADRMEYQDFRHTPHPECGEECHDDAMLQDLQNYIDDHPDGDILIVMHQLGSHGPEYYKRYPESFEYFKPACKTNKLGDCTEEEIINAYDNTIRYTDHFLAGIINLLKKNDDYFEAGMLYVSDHGESLGENGIYLHGMPYAIAPEAQKHVGVILWGGKYFDFPVKKILPLKDKDYTQDQLYCTLLAMFEVKTEDCTSDMMIFPPELAAHDD; translated from the coding sequence ATGAAAAAATATATTACGCATCAATACCGTCTTATTCTGGCTGTTGCCGCGCTGCTGACACTATTTTATAACCGTGTGTTTTTCGCGAAACTGGTCGCGGCTTTTCCGCTGGATCAAGGCAATACGGGCTTCATCATTGCGGCGGGCGTGCTGCTGTTTCTGGCTAATGCGTTGTTTTTCGCACTTCTTGCCGGACGCTATGTGACAAAGCCTTTATTGATTTTCGCCGTCATCGCCGCCGCAGGCTGCAGTTATTTCATGTCGACCTATGGTGTCGTGATTGATGACACGATGCTGCAAAATGTGCTGGAAACGGATGCCGGCGAAGCGGCGGGATTGATTAATACAAGCATGGTATTGCAGATGGTGTTCTTCGGTCTGCTGCCCGCCGTGCTGATCTGGCGGTTAAAGCTGGACTATGCCCCCTTTAAAAAAGAGATCCTCTCAAAAGCCGTAATTCTGGGTGGAACGCTTGTTTTTGCCGCCGTCACGCTGCTGTCTTTCAGCGCAAGCTTCGCCAGCTTTTTCCGCGAATATAAACCGGTGCGCTATTACATCGCGCCGCTTTACGCTTTTTATTCCGGTATTCAATATGCCGTTGCCAGCCCCGCCGTCAACACGGGCCCTGCCAAACCGGTCAGCCCCGATGCGGAAATTATTGAACCGCATGATGATAAAGCCATGCAGGTTCCCGAACGCGAACTGATTTTTCTGGTTGTCGGAGAATCCGCCCGCGCCGATCATTTTCAACTAAACGGCTATGCGCGCGAGACCAATCCCGCATTAAGCAAGATGGACAATATCGTTTCCTTCACGCAATTTCATTCCTGCGGCACGACAACGGCGGTTTCCGTCCCCTGTATGTTTTCCCCCGCCGCACGCAAATCATTCGACAGCGGTGATATTTATGAATATGAGAATGTTCTGGACGTACTGCGCCGCAGCGGTGTCAATGTCATCTGGCTTGACAATAATTCCTCCTCCAAAGGTGTCGCGGACCGCATGGAATATCAGGATTTCCGGCACACGCCGCATCCGGAATGCGGCGAAGAATGCCATGATGATGCCATGCTGCAGGATTTGCAAAACTATATTGATGACCACCCTGACGGCGATATCCTGATTGTTATGCACCAGCTGGGAAGTCACGGTCCGGAATATTACAAACGCTATCCCGAAAGCTTCGAATATTTTAAACCGGCCTGCAAAACCAACAAGCTTGGCGACTGTACGGAAGAAGAGATTATCAATGCCTATGATAACACGATCCGTTACACCGACCATTTTCTGGCAGGTATCATCAATCTGCTGAAAAAGAATGATGATTATTTCGAAGCAGGCATGCTGTATGTCAGCGACCATGGCGAGTCTCTGGGGGAAAACGGCATTTATTTACACGGCATGCCTTATGCCATTGCACCGGAGGCGCAGAAACATGTCGGCGTTATTCTTTGGGGCGGCAAATATTTCGATTTTCCCGTCAAGAAAATTCTTCCTCTCAAGGATAAGGACTACACGCAGGATCAGCTTTACTGCACATTGCTGGCCATGTTCGAGGTCAAGACAGAGGACTGCACAAGCGATATGATGATCTTCCCCCCGGAACTGGCCGCGCATGATGACTGA
- the fliM gene encoding flagellar motor switch protein FliM, producing MSDVSDNSAEEIESAAGPAPGDLDMTDEEGRILDQDEIDELLGFDEDADELQSTGIMELINSALVNYERLPMLDIVFDRLVRLMSTSLRNLTSDNVEISLDHISSVRFGDYLNSIPLPAMLCIFKAEEWDDHGLLVVDSALVYSVVDVLLGGRRGTSAMRVEGRPFTTIETTLIERMVNVVLGDMTSAFDPLSPVNFRLERIETNPRFATITQGNNAGVLVRMRIDMGDRSGRVEVMIPYATLEPIRELLLQMFMGEKFGQDSIWENHLTNELYMTDIEVQAILGETTVSLHDILNWEPGATVMFNTRVEDSVELRVGEHPMFTAKTGQRQGRIAVNVETYIAPGSGGGKRS from the coding sequence ATGAGTGACGTGAGCGATAACAGCGCAGAAGAGATTGAATCCGCAGCCGGGCCGGCGCCCGGTGATCTGGATATGACGGATGAAGAAGGCCGCATTCTTGATCAGGACGAGATTGACGAGCTCCTCGGTTTTGACGAGGATGCCGATGAGCTGCAAAGCACCGGCATTATGGAGCTTATCAACTCGGCGCTGGTCAATTACGAACGCCTGCCGATGCTGGATATCGTTTTTGACCGTCTGGTGCGGCTGATGTCGACCAGTCTCAGGAATCTGACCTCGGATAATGTCGAGATCAGCCTTGACCATATTTCCAGTGTCCGTTTCGGCGATTATTTGAACTCCATCCCGCTGCCTGCCATGCTCTGCATTTTCAAGGCCGAGGAATGGGATGACCACGGTTTGCTGGTTGTGGATTCCGCGCTGGTTTATTCGGTGGTGGATGTTCTGCTGGGCGGGCGGCGCGGCACATCGGCGATGCGCGTTGAAGGCCGCCCCTTTACCACGATTGAAACGACATTGATTGAACGCATGGTCAATGTGGTGCTGGGCGATATGACCTCGGCTTTTGATCCGCTCTCGCCCGTGAATTTCCGTCTGGAACGTATTGAAACCAATCCGCGTTTTGCCACGATTACGCAGGGCAATAATGCCGGTGTGCTGGTGCGGATGCGCATTGATATGGGTGACCGCAGCGGCCGCGTGGAAGTGATGATCCCTTATGCAACGCTGGAGCCGATCCGCGAGCTGCTGCTGCAAATGTTTATGGGGGAAAAATTCGGTCAGGATTCCATCTGGGAAAATCACCTGACGAATGAGCTGTATATGACCGATATCGAAGTACAGGCCATTTTGGGGGAAACCACCGTCAGCCTGCATGATATTCTGAACTGGGAGCCGGGGGCGACGGTGATGTTCAATACCCGCGTTGAGGATTCCGTGGAATTGCGTGTGGGCGAACATCCGATGTTTACCGCCAAAACGGGGCAGCGTCAGGGACGTATTGCCGTCAATGTCGAAACCTATATCGCACCGGGAAGCGGCGGAGGCAAGCGTTCATGA